GCCgcggtggggggggaggagggcgcCACGTTGGCCGCCGGCCCCGAggcccccgccgcgccgcgccgcgctcGTCTGCCTGGGCGCCGCCCGGTGCGGCTCggccgaggcggcggcggggggacGGCGGCGAACGCACACGGGCCGCCGCGCCGCCTTCCCTCCGCGAGAGgggcgcgcgcgggcgggcgggcgggcggggaagGCCTTCCAAGATGGCGGGGCCGCCCCGAGGGGAGCGTCGCGGGCAGGGCCCTCCGCACCGCCCGGCGCGGCCCCACGTGCGGCCATTGTCTTCAGGGTCTGACGAGGCCGCCACGACCGAAGGGACCCCGGGAGGCGGGGTTTCCGCAGGCTCGGCCGCAAGGAACTTGCAAAATGCAAACAAAGCATTATGTAAATGGACGCCATGCCGGCGGtggctgtttttttgttgtttttttttctcctcttcttccctcccgccgcccccctcccggCCGCGGCTCCACAGTCCCCAGAACCCTCGGGCGGGGGTCGGCGGGGCCCTCCGCGGCCGctgggcgcgggggggggggggggcgcccgcGCTGCGGAGACCGAGGCCCCACGTGCCCGCCCgcgcgcgcccgcgcccgcgcccgcgccgcagGCCTCgcccggccgcccctcccccccggaagagcgcggccgccccgcccgccgccccacACCCCGGCGCAGGCGCGCTGGCCGCCTCACGCGCACGTTTTAAACCCGCGGCGTCCCGGCGGCGCCTGCAGTGGCCGCCGGGGCTGCCCGTGTCGCTCCGCTCCGGACGCCCTTCCCGAGGCGGGAAAGTGACGTGTCGCCCCCGTTGAGCACACTGACCCCGTCCCGGCGCGCGCcggcgccgcccgcgcccgccacCCACATGTCGGTGTCGCGGCCTCGCCGGGCTCgcggcgcccgccccccgccccccgcccgcccgcgggcCCTCCCGGcagcgcgcggcggcggcggcggcggcggcggcggcggcggcccggggggcgggccCGAGCGCGGGCGCGCGGAGGGCGGCGCAACCTCGTGACCTAGAAAAGACGGGTC
The Canis lupus dingo isolate Sandy chromosome 10, ASM325472v2, whole genome shotgun sequence genome window above contains:
- the LOC125752139 gene encoding basic proline-rich protein-like produces the protein MWVAGAGGAGARRDGVSVLNGGDTSLSRLGKGVRSGATRAAPAATAGAAGTPAGAPPPPRAQRPRRAPPTPARGFWGLWSRGREGGGGREEEEKKKQQKNSHRRHGVHLHNALFAFCKFLAAEPAETPPPGVPSVVAASSDPEDNGRTWGRAGRCGGPCPRRSPRGGPAILEGLPRPPARPRAPLSRREGGAAARVRSPPSPRRRLGRAAPGGAQADERGAARRGPRGRRPTWRPPPPPPRRGRHVSRTQNGGTWPGFVAAARGGGERSRARRPPCCGPGGRVVARVPHSLRWRRVRAWRPGLTEPPGPRDRGPERRPPPPPPPPPGARAQPRSLGRAATPR